In Mytilus edulis chromosome 6, xbMytEdul2.2, whole genome shotgun sequence, the following proteins share a genomic window:
- the LOC139526084 gene encoding glutathione S-transferase 3, mitochondrial-like, with amino-acid sequence MVLFVGGLQHPKLCASAGCVWIVGQVAYVYGYCSDDKKKRRYGKRIGYLGLLTMFGCTIAFGVRELMHERLFHTAVGVKNVMTTKTKGLLSSVLKKQNR; translated from the exons ATGGTATTGTTTGTTGGAGGTTTACAGCACCCC AAATTATGTGCTTCAGCTGGTTGTGTATGGATTGTGGGACAAGTGGCTTATGTATATGGTTACTGTAGTGATG ataaaaaaaaaagaagatatggaaAGCGTATTGGATATCTGGGTTTGTTAACAATGTTTGGCTGTACCATTGCATTTGGTGTTCGGGAGTTGATGCACGAAAGATTATTTCATACTGCAGTTGGGGTGAAAAACGTCATGACAACTAAGACAAAAG GATTATTGTCATCCGTACTGAAGAAACAAAATCGTTAA